Proteins from a single region of Paraburkholderia sp. PGU19:
- a CDS encoding phospholipase C, phosphocholine-specific has translation MTSNSRRRFLKTAATSAGAAAAVTMLPESIRNALAVPANSRTGSIRDVEHIVVFMQENRSFDHYFGHMRGVRGYNDRFPIPLPNGKPVWYQPSKADPTQPVLPFHLNTQTTSAQCVGDLDHSWYKTHGAIDGGRYDQWPANKTDMTMGYHLRSDIPYHYALADAFTTCDAYFCSLPGPTHPNRSYLMTGMVDPTGTQGGPLLDNNDFVDGDVPPKYQLLSWTTYPERLEAAGISWQIYQQGTDGSDPLNGNYGTNILQNFENFINAQPGSSLFQRAQTVRTIDDLKADVQANRLPQVSWLCPPAAYSEHPKYTPAYGAEYTSQILDALTSNPDVWSKTVLFIMYDENDGFFDHIVPPQPATSRAQGLSTVTTDGEIHNVVNPGRGGSYTADNLPYGLGPRVPMTIVSPWTKGGFVCSQVFDHTSVIRFIETRFGVHEPNITAWRRAVCGDLTTAFDFRTPDAKVPPLPDTSNYKSMADNQCATQPAPTVPAVPGAIDPQEGGIRFARALPYELHVNGKVDEKANSLTIEIGNTGDQGAHFYVYSTNRTDGPWRYTVEAGKTLKDVFNLASTNGVYAFTVYGPNGFVRHFAGNAQPQSNQANAQGLSGHNRKPALPEVKAHYDVGNGNVYLKFTNHGDSVARLSVVDNAYGAHPRPVIVPPNGSIEEAWVLSASHHWYDLTVSDNDDASFQRRLAGHVETGKTSISDPAAVAPVMTAS, from the coding sequence ATGACATCCAATAGCCGTCGCCGTTTTCTAAAGACTGCCGCAACGTCCGCGGGCGCAGCCGCCGCCGTGACGATGCTGCCGGAATCGATCCGCAATGCGCTCGCCGTCCCCGCCAATTCGCGCACGGGCTCGATCCGTGACGTCGAGCACATCGTCGTGTTCATGCAGGAAAACCGTTCGTTCGATCATTACTTCGGTCATATGCGCGGCGTGCGCGGCTATAACGACCGCTTTCCGATCCCGCTGCCCAATGGCAAGCCCGTCTGGTATCAGCCGTCGAAAGCCGATCCGACCCAACCCGTGCTGCCGTTCCACCTGAACACGCAGACCACGAGCGCGCAATGCGTCGGCGATCTGGATCACTCGTGGTACAAGACGCATGGCGCGATCGACGGCGGCCGTTATGACCAGTGGCCGGCGAACAAGACTGACATGACGATGGGTTATCACCTGCGCTCGGACATTCCGTACCACTACGCACTGGCCGATGCGTTCACGACTTGCGATGCGTACTTCTGTTCGCTGCCGGGGCCGACGCACCCGAACCGTTCGTATCTGATGACGGGCATGGTCGATCCGACGGGCACGCAGGGCGGCCCGCTGCTGGACAACAACGACTTCGTGGACGGCGATGTGCCGCCGAAGTATCAGTTGCTGTCGTGGACGACGTATCCGGAGCGTCTGGAAGCGGCCGGCATCTCGTGGCAGATCTATCAGCAGGGCACGGATGGCTCGGACCCGCTGAACGGCAACTACGGCACGAACATCCTGCAGAACTTCGAGAACTTCATCAACGCGCAGCCGGGCTCGTCGCTGTTTCAGCGGGCGCAGACGGTGCGCACGATCGACGACCTGAAGGCCGACGTGCAGGCGAACCGCTTGCCGCAGGTGTCGTGGCTGTGCCCGCCCGCCGCGTATTCGGAGCACCCGAAGTACACGCCTGCTTATGGCGCGGAATACACGTCGCAGATTCTCGATGCGCTGACGTCGAACCCCGACGTGTGGAGCAAGACGGTGCTCTTCATCATGTACGACGAGAACGACGGCTTCTTCGATCACATCGTGCCGCCGCAACCGGCGACGTCGCGCGCGCAGGGGCTTTCGACGGTGACGACGGACGGCGAGATTCACAACGTGGTCAACCCGGGCCGCGGCGGCAGCTATACGGCCGACAACCTGCCGTACGGTCTCGGACCGCGCGTGCCGATGACGATCGTGTCGCCGTGGACGAAGGGCGGTTTCGTGTGCTCGCAGGTGTTCGATCACACGTCGGTGATCCGTTTCATCGAAACGCGCTTCGGCGTGCATGAGCCGAACATCACGGCATGGCGCCGCGCGGTGTGCGGCGACCTCACGACGGCATTCGATTTCCGCACGCCGGACGCGAAAGTGCCGCCGCTGCCGGACACGAGCAACTACAAGAGTATGGCCGACAACCAGTGCGCGACGCAGCCCGCGCCGACGGTGCCTGCCGTGCCGGGCGCGATCGATCCGCAGGAAGGGGGCATCCGTTTCGCGCGTGCGTTGCCGTATGAATTGCATGTGAACGGCAAGGTCGACGAGAAGGCGAACTCGCTGACGATCGAAATTGGCAACACCGGCGATCAGGGCGCGCACTTCTATGTGTACTCGACCAACCGCACGGATGGTCCGTGGCGTTATACGGTGGAAGCGGGCAAGACGCTGAAGGACGTGTTCAACCTCGCGTCGACGAACGGCGTGTATGCGTTCACCGTGTACGGCCCGAATGGTTTCGTGCGCCACTTTGCGGGCAACGCGCAGCCGCAGTCGAACCAGGCGAATGCGCAGGGCCTGTCCGGCCATAACCGCAAGCCCGCATTGCCGGAAGTGAAGGCGCATTACGACGTCGGCAATGGCAACGTGTACCTGAAGTTCACGAATCACGGCGACAGCGTCGCACGGCTGTCGGTAGTCGATAACGCGTATGGCGCGCATCCGCGCCCTGTGATCGTGCCGCCGAACGGGTCGATCGAAGAGGCCTGGGTGCTGTCGGCGAGCCACCACTGGTACGACCTGACGGTGAGCGACAACGACGACGCGTCGTTCCAGCGCCGCCTTGCCGGTCACGTCGAAACGGGTAAGACGAGCATCAGCGATCCGGCGGCCGTCGCGCCCGTCATGACGGCGTCGTAA
- a CDS encoding amino acid racemase, giving the protein MNTSSGMGRRALGIVGGAARLASVDVLRKMHDANAAARTFQPLDIAVERVSDIERRASISYVAGSAQHKLRVFDAIRHFEQRGLPAVALPCFDSHLFIDELQQNTTLAIVDMVAALFAHIRQRYPLARRVGVMTSPVLCERRLFERYGENARVEVVSVGFKGMEGLREACETLIGQGVDVLLPGSTDSALSLRRLGALAVPIVDSYSVYAQHLLFADHRKPARQIKLGVVGGVGPAATVDFMHKVVRNTPAARDQDHIKVLVEQNPQIPDRTDHLTGDGADPTLALYATCKKLEDGGADLIAIPCNTAHAFIGPIEARLRVPIVNMMNVTADYLRATFPAVDRIGLLATDGTIASGVYRTALEARGMTQVLPPLAMQARVMNAIYGARGVKAGFTNGECADDIIAAVESLLLQQVEVILLACTELPLLFPQAATVTRKGRSAHLVDPTDVLARCCVEFARGTPLVTPKSARHEALPVEYAAYAKRKESNVAFNAELL; this is encoded by the coding sequence ATGAATACATCGTCTGGGATGGGGCGGCGTGCGCTCGGGATTGTCGGCGGCGCGGCGCGTCTCGCGAGTGTGGATGTGTTGCGCAAAATGCATGACGCCAATGCCGCTGCGCGTACGTTTCAGCCATTGGATATTGCTGTCGAACGCGTATCGGATATAGAGCGCCGTGCATCGATTTCTTATGTGGCTGGTTCAGCGCAACACAAGTTGCGCGTATTCGATGCGATACGCCATTTCGAGCAGCGCGGCTTACCCGCGGTTGCGCTGCCATGCTTCGACAGCCATTTGTTTATCGACGAATTACAGCAGAACACGACACTCGCAATCGTTGATATGGTCGCTGCGCTGTTTGCGCATATTCGCCAGCGTTATCCGCTTGCACGCCGCGTCGGCGTGATGACATCGCCGGTGCTATGCGAGCGCCGCCTGTTCGAGCGATACGGCGAGAACGCGCGTGTCGAAGTCGTGAGCGTCGGCTTCAAGGGTATGGAAGGGCTGCGTGAAGCATGCGAAACACTGATCGGGCAGGGCGTCGACGTGCTGCTGCCAGGCAGCACCGATAGCGCATTGTCGTTGCGGCGGCTCGGCGCGCTCGCCGTGCCCATCGTCGACAGCTATTCGGTGTATGCGCAACATCTGCTGTTCGCCGATCATCGCAAGCCGGCGCGCCAGATCAAGCTTGGCGTGGTCGGCGGCGTAGGGCCCGCCGCGACTGTCGACTTCATGCACAAGGTCGTGCGCAATACACCCGCCGCGCGCGATCAGGATCACATCAAGGTCCTCGTCGAACAGAACCCGCAGATTCCCGACCGCACCGATCATCTGACGGGCGATGGCGCGGACCCGACGCTCGCGCTCTACGCGACATGCAAAAAGCTCGAAGACGGCGGCGCCGATCTGATCGCGATTCCGTGCAATACCGCGCATGCGTTCATCGGGCCGATCGAAGCGCGCTTGCGCGTGCCCATCGTCAACATGATGAACGTGACGGCCGACTATCTGCGCGCGACGTTCCCCGCCGTCGATCGCATCGGCCTGCTCGCCACGGACGGCACGATTGCAAGCGGTGTCTATCGCACGGCGCTCGAAGCGCGCGGCATGACGCAGGTGCTGCCGCCGCTCGCCATGCAGGCGCGCGTGATGAATGCGATCTACGGCGCGCGGGGCGTGAAGGCGGGCTTCACGAACGGCGAATGCGCCGATGACATCATCGCGGCCGTCGAAAGTCTGTTGTTGCAGCAGGTCGAAGTCATTCTGCTTGCCTGCACCGAGCTGCCGCTTCTTTTCCCGCAAGCGGCGACGGTGACGCGCAAAGGCCGCAGCGCGCATCTCGTCGATCCGACGGATGTGCTCGCAAGGTGTTGCGTCGAGTTCGCGCGAGGCACGCCGCTCGTCACGCCGAAGAGCGCTAGACACGAAGCGTTGCCGGTCGAATATGCCGCTTACGCGAAGCGGAAGGAAAGCAATGTGGCATTTAATGCCGAATTGCTTTAA
- a CDS encoding response regulator yields the protein MATKNPHDSDDELQWRAIGAHMTDNRRVLVVDDYADAADALQLLLFANGFECRAMHRAEDVCELASQWQPFAVVLDIAMPGVDGLELACRLRASESTSHMLLIACTGYASQLDRERAREAGFDAHCAKPLTPQRLLELLKRATSDDA from the coding sequence ATGGCAACGAAGAATCCACACGACAGTGATGACGAATTGCAATGGCGCGCAATCGGCGCGCACATGACCGACAACCGGCGTGTGCTGGTCGTCGACGATTACGCCGATGCCGCCGACGCGTTGCAGTTGCTGCTATTCGCAAACGGCTTCGAATGCCGCGCGATGCATCGCGCCGAGGACGTCTGCGAACTCGCTTCCCAATGGCAGCCATTTGCGGTCGTGCTCGACATTGCCATGCCGGGCGTCGACGGGCTCGAACTTGCGTGCCGCCTGCGCGCTTCCGAATCGACTTCGCATATGTTGCTGATCGCGTGTACGGGCTACGCGTCGCAACTCGATCGCGAGCGGGCGCGCGAAGCCGGCTTCGATGCGCATTGCGCGAAGCCGCTCACGCCGCAGCGTCTGCTCGAACTCTTGAAGCGCGCTACCTCGGACGACGCATAG
- a CDS encoding YSC84-related protein, translating into MHRRNFILSTSAALAAGGLALSGCTMTGSNSTTSTSNSDKRRAIDSSVDETLSRLYTTAHGSRELVAKARGVLVFPSVVQAGFWIGGQYGQGSLRVGGQTVGYYSTAAGSFGLQIGAQSKGVIFLFMTQDALDNFRNSQGWSVGGDATVALVKVGANGNIDTTTATKPVQAFVLTNAGLMAGVSLEGAKISRLDI; encoded by the coding sequence ATGCATAGAAGAAATTTCATACTCAGCACCAGCGCCGCACTCGCTGCGGGCGGTCTTGCCCTCTCGGGCTGCACGATGACGGGTTCGAATTCCACGACGAGCACCAGCAATTCGGACAAGCGCCGCGCGATCGATTCGAGTGTCGATGAAACGCTCTCGCGGCTCTACACGACGGCGCACGGCTCACGCGAGCTGGTCGCGAAAGCGCGTGGCGTGCTGGTGTTCCCATCCGTCGTGCAGGCAGGCTTCTGGATCGGCGGACAATATGGCCAAGGGTCGCTGCGCGTCGGCGGGCAAACGGTGGGTTACTACAGCACGGCAGCAGGCTCGTTCGGCCTGCAGATCGGCGCCCAGTCCAAGGGCGTGATCTTCCTGTTCATGACACAGGATGCACTCGACAACTTCCGCAACAGCCAGGGCTGGTCGGTTGGCGGCGATGCGACGGTCGCGCTCGTGAAGGTCGGCGCGAACGGCAACATCGATACGACGACGGCGACGAAGCCCGTGCAGGCATTCGTGCTGACCAACGCCGGTCTGATGGCGGGCGTGTCGCTCGAAGGCGCGAAGATTTCGCGGCTCGATATCTGA
- the glgA gene encoding glycogen synthase GlgA has translation MTLNVLLVASEAMPLAKSGGLGDMVSAYAAALREAGVASTILLPAYPAALERAVGVTPICRISGLPGGEARLLRAHMPDTGVPVLLLQMDHLFRRDNLYQDEQGRDYLDNAIRFASLAAAATRIARGVRGVQMPDIVHAHDWHTGLTPLLMKLAGVAAKSVFTVHNLAFQGNYPLALGSWMGVPPELLVPALTDPRSIEFYGALSMMKAGIVHADQVVTVSENYAREILTPHFGHLMEGVLQACSHKLSGITNGIDSATWNPAIDPLIARAYSADDVRGKQACKRDLQQTFGLTVDPFAPLVAIGSRLTSQKLADVVIEALPLLLARDPRLQVAILGKGDAYLEAAVRDLAAAWPQRVGAYIGYDERRAHLLHAGADVLLHGSRFEPCGLTQLYALRYGTIPVASRVGGLRDTIVDYTPERSPELGLPEDGATGFLFDGETPEDVAAALQRALDAFMRPSSWHALQRNAMRCDFSWRKPVQAYLKLYGMLTDARPAQPRVDVERIAASTTQRRANTSGAANGQGAWSNGAASQETVARSA, from the coding sequence TTGACGCTGAACGTCCTTCTCGTCGCCTCGGAGGCGATGCCGTTGGCGAAGTCCGGCGGTCTGGGCGACATGGTGAGTGCGTACGCCGCCGCGTTGCGCGAGGCGGGCGTCGCGTCGACCATTCTGTTGCCTGCGTACCCCGCGGCACTTGAACGCGCGGTGGGCGTGACGCCCATCTGCCGCATCAGCGGCCTGCCGGGCGGCGAGGCGCGACTGTTGCGCGCGCACATGCCCGATACGGGCGTGCCCGTCCTGCTTCTGCAGATGGACCATCTGTTCAGGCGCGACAATCTCTATCAGGACGAGCAGGGCCGCGACTATCTCGACAACGCGATCCGCTTCGCGTCGCTTGCGGCTGCCGCGACGCGCATCGCGCGCGGCGTGCGCGGCGTGCAGATGCCCGACATCGTGCATGCGCACGACTGGCACACGGGCCTCACGCCGCTTCTGATGAAGCTCGCAGGCGTCGCCGCGAAAAGCGTGTTCACCGTGCACAACCTCGCGTTTCAGGGCAACTATCCGCTCGCGCTGGGCAGCTGGATGGGTGTGCCGCCCGAACTGCTCGTGCCTGCGTTGACGGACCCGCGCAGCATCGAGTTCTATGGCGCGCTCAGCATGATGAAAGCGGGCATCGTGCACGCCGATCAGGTCGTCACCGTCAGCGAGAACTACGCGCGCGAAATTCTCACGCCGCATTTCGGGCATCTGATGGAAGGCGTGCTGCAGGCGTGCTCGCACAAGCTGTCGGGTATCACGAACGGCATCGATAGCGCGACATGGAATCCTGCTATCGACCCGCTGATCGCGCGCGCCTACTCCGCCGACGACGTGCGCGGCAAGCAGGCCTGCAAGCGCGATCTGCAACAGACCTTCGGCCTGACGGTCGATCCATTCGCGCCGCTGGTTGCGATCGGCAGCCGTCTGACGTCGCAAAAGCTTGCGGACGTCGTAATCGAAGCGCTGCCTTTGCTGCTCGCGCGCGATCCGCGGCTACAGGTGGCGATTCTCGGCAAGGGAGACGCGTATCTCGAAGCCGCGGTGCGCGACCTCGCCGCCGCGTGGCCGCAGCGCGTCGGCGCATACATCGGTTATGACGAACGGCGCGCGCACCTGCTGCACGCGGGCGCCGACGTGTTGCTGCACGGCAGCCGCTTCGAGCCATGCGGCCTCACGCAGCTCTACGCGCTGCGCTACGGCACGATTCCCGTCGCGTCGCGAGTCGGCGGGCTGCGCGACACGATCGTCGACTACACGCCCGAGCGTTCGCCCGAACTCGGCTTGCCCGAAGACGGCGCAACGGGCTTTCTGTTCGACGGCGAAACACCCGAGGATGTCGCGGCCGCCTTGCAGCGCGCGCTCGACGCGTTCATGCGGCCTTCGTCATGGCATGCGCTCCAGCGCAATGCGATGCGGTGCGATTTCAGCTGGCGCAAGCCGGTGCAGGCCTATCTGAAACTCTATGGCATGCTGACGGATGCACGCCCGGCGCAACCGCGTGTCGATGTCGAACGCATCGCAGCGTCGACGACGCAACGTCGCGCGAATACGAGCGGCGCAGCGAACGGACAGGGTGCGTGGAGCAATGGCGCGGCGTCACAGGAGACGGTGGCGCGAAGCGCGTGA
- the glgX gene encoding glycogen debranching protein GlgX: MPTDSRISEGLPFPLGATWDGRGVNFALFSAHATKVELCLFDDEGKKELERIELPEYTDEVWHVHMAGLKPGTVYGYRVHGPYEPEAGHRFNPNKLLLDPYAKAHVGSLRWDPSLFGYTLETGDDLTFDERDSASFMPKCQVVDQTFNWTHPTRVRVPWDRTIVYETHVRGYTKLHPGVPEKMRGTFDGLAQKAVIDHIKRVGVTTLELLPIHSFVNDSYLLDKGLTNYWGYNTIGFFAADPRYFARGPGVIEEFKEMIDRLHDAGLELILDVVYNHTAEGNERGPTLSFRGIDNASYYRLMPEECRYYINDTGTGNTLNLSHPRVLQMVTDSLRYWVTEMNVDGFRFDLATILGREPYGFDEGGGFLDSCRQDPIISSVKLIAEPWDCGPGGYQVGGFPPGWAEWNDRFRDTVRSFWKGDEASAADLAKRLTASGDFFNRRGRRPWASVNFITAHDGFTLNDLVSYNERHNEANGEDNNDGHSDNRSWNCGEEGPSDDAEIIALRERQKRNLLATLLFSQGTPMVLAGDEFGRTQKGNNNAYCQDNEVSWIDWAGIDDNGRSLTEFVRKLTTLRHALPVLRRNRFLTGEMREDIGVMDVKWLSPVGVVLTDEQWDDSAMRCFGLVIDGRAQASGIRRPASDATLLLVINAYHDVVDFMLPEIPGSDQWSCMIDTNAPERDELPDFESGDVYQVTGRSLLLFSLHAKGETKRIFQRLEERLTE, from the coding sequence ATGCCAACCGATTCCCGCATTTCCGAGGGCTTGCCGTTTCCGCTCGGCGCGACCTGGGATGGCAGAGGGGTCAACTTCGCGCTCTTTTCCGCGCATGCGACGAAGGTCGAGTTGTGCCTGTTCGACGACGAAGGAAAGAAGGAACTCGAGCGCATCGAACTGCCCGAATACACCGACGAAGTGTGGCATGTGCACATGGCCGGCCTGAAGCCGGGCACGGTGTATGGCTATCGGGTGCATGGTCCGTACGAGCCCGAGGCCGGTCATCGCTTTAATCCGAACAAGCTGCTGCTCGATCCGTATGCGAAGGCGCACGTTGGGTCGTTGCGCTGGGACCCGTCGCTGTTCGGCTATACGCTCGAAACGGGAGACGATCTCACGTTCGACGAGCGCGACAGTGCGTCGTTCATGCCGAAGTGCCAGGTGGTCGACCAGACGTTCAACTGGACACATCCGACGCGCGTGCGCGTGCCGTGGGACCGCACGATCGTCTACGAGACGCATGTGCGCGGCTATACGAAGCTGCATCCCGGCGTGCCGGAAAAGATGCGCGGCACCTTCGACGGCCTCGCGCAGAAAGCCGTGATCGACCATATCAAACGCGTCGGCGTGACGACGCTCGAACTGCTGCCCATTCATTCGTTCGTCAACGATTCATACCTGCTCGACAAGGGGCTGACGAACTACTGGGGGTACAACACGATTGGCTTTTTCGCGGCCGATCCGCGTTACTTCGCGCGCGGTCCCGGCGTGATCGAAGAGTTCAAGGAGATGATCGACCGGCTGCACGATGCCGGTCTCGAACTGATACTCGACGTCGTGTACAACCACACGGCCGAAGGCAACGAGCGTGGACCGACGCTGTCGTTTCGCGGCATCGACAACGCGTCGTACTACCGGCTGATGCCGGAAGAGTGCCGCTATTACATCAACGACACGGGCACGGGTAACACGCTCAATCTCTCGCATCCGCGCGTGCTGCAGATGGTCACGGACAGTCTGCGTTACTGGGTGACGGAGATGAACGTAGACGGCTTTCGCTTCGATCTTGCGACCATCCTCGGACGCGAGCCGTATGGCTTCGACGAAGGCGGCGGCTTTCTGGACAGTTGCCGGCAGGACCCGATCATCTCCAGCGTGAAGCTGATTGCGGAGCCGTGGGACTGCGGGCCGGGCGGCTATCAGGTGGGCGGCTTCCCGCCTGGCTGGGCCGAATGGAACGATCGCTTTCGCGACACGGTGCGCTCGTTCTGGAAGGGCGACGAAGCCTCGGCCGCCGATCTCGCGAAGCGCCTCACCGCTTCAGGCGATTTCTTCAACCGGCGCGGCCGGCGCCCCTGGGCGAGCGTGAACTTCATCACCGCGCACGACGGCTTCACGCTGAACGATCTCGTCTCGTACAACGAGCGCCATAACGAGGCGAACGGCGAAGACAACAACGACGGCCATAGCGACAACCGCTCGTGGAACTGCGGTGAGGAAGGACCATCCGACGACGCCGAAATCATCGCATTGCGCGAGCGCCAGAAACGCAACCTGCTGGCGACGCTACTGTTTTCGCAGGGCACGCCGATGGTGCTTGCCGGCGATGAATTCGGCCGCACGCAGAAGGGCAATAACAACGCGTATTGCCAGGACAACGAGGTCAGCTGGATCGACTGGGCGGGTATCGACGACAACGGCCGCTCGCTTACCGAGTTCGTGCGCAAGCTGACGACGCTGCGCCACGCGTTGCCCGTGCTGAGGCGTAATCGCTTTCTCACGGGCGAGATGCGCGAAGACATCGGCGTGATGGACGTGAAATGGCTGAGCCCCGTCGGCGTCGTGCTGACGGACGAGCAATGGGACGACTCGGCGATGCGCTGCTTCGGTCTCGTGATCGACGGGCGCGCGCAGGCGAGCGGTATCCGGCGTCCGGCCTCCGACGCGACGCTGTTGCTCGTCATCAACGCGTATCACGACGTCGTCGACTTCATGTTGCCGGAGATACCGGGCAGCGATCAGTGGAGTTGCATGATCGACACGAACGCGCCGGAGCGCGACGAATTGCCCGATTTCGAATCGGGCGACGTGTATCAGGTGACGGGCCGCTCGCTGTTGCTGTTCTCGTTGCATGCGAAGGGCGAGACGAAGCGGATCTTCCAGCGGCTCGAAGAGCGTTTGACGGAGTGA
- a CDS encoding response regulator translates to MDSNALSDSRLPTILLIDDEPDLLIAWALLLELEGFHVLTAFEPRKGVELAQRVHPALVITDLMMPDMDGAEVCRTLKNDPGLDGMPVILWSASTDIPTDLDCECTLHKPVTRETLLDQVDLLLGRLHDGARPVRGGGDASLN, encoded by the coding sequence ATGGATTCGAACGCATTATCGGACAGCCGCCTGCCTACCATCCTGCTCATCGACGACGAGCCGGACCTGCTGATCGCGTGGGCGCTTCTGCTCGAGCTGGAGGGTTTCCACGTACTCACCGCCTTCGAGCCGCGCAAGGGCGTCGAGCTTGCACAGCGCGTGCACCCCGCGCTTGTCATCACGGATCTGATGATGCCCGACATGGATGGCGCCGAGGTATGCCGCACGCTCAAGAACGATCCCGGTCTCGACGGCATGCCCGTGATCCTGTGGAGCGCATCGACCGACATTCCCACCGACCTGGATTGCGAATGCACGCTGCACAAGCCCGTCACGCGCGAAACCTTGCTGGATCAGGTCGATCTGCTGCTAGGCCGTCTGCACGACGGTGCCAGGCCCGTACGCGGCGGGGGCGATGCGTCGTTGAACTAA
- a CDS encoding biliverdin-producing heme oxygenase — translation MSLPPSTFSTDTPGVLAALRAATGSRHALIDSAMPLSADAPTLRDYRLHVQLVAAWLAPLEQWLANFDDGPQGALPYVARMPLIERDLAEPSLPIEQIVDEPLERATPPDASDAAFRWGVCYVIEGSQLGGTVLYRRLSETLAPHLLRYLSGDGVPPGPRWKRFIDAMRVQIVTPRDIACACEGAKAAFDRLLGLLPETRAA, via the coding sequence TTGAGTCTGCCGCCTTCAACGTTTTCCACCGATACCCCCGGCGTGCTCGCCGCGCTGCGCGCAGCAACGGGTAGCCGCCATGCACTGATCGATTCGGCGATGCCGCTTTCAGCCGACGCACCGACGCTACGCGACTATCGCTTGCACGTGCAACTAGTTGCCGCCTGGCTCGCGCCGCTGGAGCAATGGCTGGCAAACTTCGACGATGGACCGCAAGGCGCCTTGCCCTACGTTGCGCGAATGCCGCTGATCGAGCGGGATCTCGCCGAGCCTTCATTGCCTATTGAACAAATCGTAGATGAGCCTCTCGAACGGGCAACGCCGCCCGATGCAAGCGATGCCGCTTTCCGCTGGGGCGTGTGCTATGTGATCGAAGGATCGCAACTGGGCGGCACCGTGCTCTACCGGCGTTTGAGCGAGACGCTCGCACCGCATCTGTTGCGCTATCTGAGCGGCGACGGTGTGCCGCCGGGTCCCCGCTGGAAGCGTTTCATCGACGCCATGCGTGTGCAGATCGTCACGCCGCGCGATATCGCGTGTGCATGCGAAGGCGCGAAGGCCGCGTTCGATCGCCTGCTGGGATTGCTTCCGGAGACGCGTGCGGCCTGA
- a CDS encoding CsbD family protein, with the protein MNKDQVKGTVEKVKGKVNETVGKATGNRSQELKGDLQQGAGEMQKSYGDAKEDAKDIARENRKHH; encoded by the coding sequence ATGAACAAGGATCAAGTGAAGGGTACGGTCGAAAAGGTGAAGGGCAAGGTTAACGAGACCGTCGGCAAAGCCACGGGCAACCGTAGCCAGGAACTGAAGGGCGACCTGCAGCAAGGCGCCGGTGAAATGCAGAAGTCGTATGGCGATGCGAAGGAAGACGCAAAGGACATCGCACGCGAAAACCGCAAGCATCACTGA
- a CDS encoding 2OG-Fe(II) oxygenase, whose product MREMDAAWREWLATNVSRGCTQESMIEAMVQGGFEIDAAREFVRRAASETGAVATVVASPEDEARAYHYDACPVAAGNTVHAHDRDVTVCIRIERPQVIAFDDVLSGEECAELIERARHRLKRSTTVNPDNGREDVIQLRTSEGFWFQRCEDAFIERLDRRISALMNWPLEHGEGLQILHYRQGGEYRPHFDYFPPGQNGSVLHTARGGQRVATLIVYLSDVEGGGETVFPDAGLAVMARQGGAIYFRYMNGRRQLDPLTLHGGAPVTSGDKWIMTKWMRERPYV is encoded by the coding sequence ATGCGCGAGATGGATGCTGCATGGCGGGAATGGCTCGCGACCAACGTGAGCCGCGGGTGTACGCAGGAATCGATGATCGAGGCGATGGTGCAGGGCGGCTTCGAGATCGACGCGGCGCGTGAGTTCGTGCGCCGCGCGGCGTCGGAGACAGGCGCGGTGGCGACCGTCGTTGCTTCGCCGGAAGACGAAGCGCGCGCCTATCACTACGATGCCTGTCCCGTCGCGGCGGGCAACACGGTGCACGCGCACGACCGTGACGTGACGGTGTGCATACGCATCGAGCGCCCACAGGTGATCGCGTTCGACGACGTGCTGTCGGGCGAAGAATGCGCCGAGCTGATCGAACGCGCGCGGCACCGGCTCAAGCGTTCGACCACCGTCAATCCCGACAATGGCCGCGAAGACGTGATCCAGCTGCGCACCAGCGAAGGCTTCTGGTTCCAGCGCTGCGAGGACGCGTTCATCGAACGGCTGGACCGCCGCATCTCCGCATTGATGAACTGGCCGCTCGAGCACGGTGAAGGCCTGCAGATTTTGCACTACCGGCAAGGCGGCGAGTATCGTCCGCACTTCGACTATTTCCCGCCAGGCCAGAACGGCAGCGTGCTGCACACGGCGCGAGGCGGTCAGCGTGTCGCGACGCTGATCGTCTACCTGAGCGACGTCGAGGGCGGCGGCGAAACGGTGTTTCCGGACGCGGGGCTCGCGGTGATGGCGCGGCAAGGCGGCGCGATCTACTTCCGCTACATGAACGGGCGCCGCCAGCTCGATCCGCTGACGCTGCACGGCGGCGCGCCCGTCACGAGCGGCGACAAGTGGATCATGACGAAATGGATGCGTGAGCGCCCCTACGTCTAG